The segment TGAGTTGATGCCATCGGCGCCAATGACGATATCGGCCTCGGTGCTGGTGCCGTCGCTGAAGTGCAGGCGCACCAGGTTGTCGGTTTCTTCAAGGCGAGTCAGGCATTTGTTGAAGTGGGTGGTGCCCGGCGCGATGGTCGACATTTGCAGTGCATGCAAGTCGCCACGGTGAACCGTGATGTAGGCGGCGCCGTATTCCTTGCGGGCAAATTCACCGAGGGGGATGCGAGAAAGATAGTCACCGCTGGCGCCATCACGGCTGAACCAGAAGTCAGGGTGCGAGCCCATGTCGCTTAACTTCTGTTCGATGCCCATGCGGCGGAAGATTTTCATGATGTTCGGCCCCATGTGGATGCCCGCGCCAATGCGGGAAAACGCGGGGGCCTGCTCATAAATATCGACCTGGAATCCGGCTTTTTGCAGCAGCGTTGCTGCCGCAGCACCTCCCAGACCTGCACCGACAATGGCGATTTTTTGTTTTATGGGCATGCAAGGCTTCCTTTTTTTAGGGTGTTGCTGGCAAGAGTCGGGTTTGTGATTGCCAGTCATTTACAGTGTATACGCTATTTATTTTTGATTTGCATAGAGCCCTCTGAAAATAAAAACAGCCTGAATGGAGTTGGTGTAACGGCTGGTAACTACTGTTTGCTTGGGTTGTGTGAGTATGTAACGGCGATTTATTTTTTCGAATCAAGTGTGAAAATAATGAGCTATCAGCTCTAAATAGTGTGTACGCTTTAAATTGAGCCGTGGGATGCAACGCTGACTGCAAGGGCAGGGGGTGATGCACTCAACACATTCAGCGAGTCAATTGAGAGGAACCCCAAATGCCGGTAAGCGACTGCGAACTGACTCAGATGTTTGAGCACGTGTTGAAACTGTCAAAAGTGGATGCGACCCAAAGCGTCGCAGTGTTGAAAAGTCACTACTCCAACCCGCGCACGGTGAGGGCGGCGATGGAAGCGGCTCAGCGCCTGGGTGCGAAGGTGTATGCAGTGGAGTTGCCCTCGTTCAACCATCCGATGGCGATGGGCAATGACATGACGGCTTACTGCGGGGACACCGCGCTCACGGGCAATATCGCGGCGCAACGGGCGCTGGAGGCTGCAGATCTGGTGGTCGACACCATGATGTTGCTGCATTCCCCCGAGCAGGAGCAGATCCTCAAGACCGGCACGCGCATTCTGCTGGCGGTTGAGCCGCCTGAGGTGCTGGCGCGCATGCTGCCCACTCTGGCGGACAAAGAGCGGGTGATGGCGGCAGAAAAACTGCTTAAACAGGCGCGCTCCATTCATGTCAAATCCAGAGCCGGCAGTGATTTCAAGGCGCAGCTGGGGCAGTATCCGGCGGTAACCGAGTATGGGTTTGCCGATGAGCCGGGGCGTTGGGATCATTGGCCAAGCGGTTTTCTGTTCTCGTGGCCCAATGAAGAGACGGCGCAGGGTGTATTGGTGATCGATGTGGGTGATATCGTCCTGCCATTCAAGAACTACTCGCGCGAACAGATCACCCTGGAAATCGATCAGGGCTTCATTACCTCGATTCATGGCGGCTTTGAGGCCGCATACCTGCGCGATTACCTGAAGTACTTCAACGATCCTGAGGTGTACGGCATTTCCCATATTGGTTGGGGGCTGCAGCCGCGTGCCCAATGGACTGCCATGGGCCTGCACGACAAAAACGACGGAATGTGCATGGATGCCCGGGCGTTCGAGGGTAACTTCCTGTTTTCCACCGGGCCCAACACCGAGGTCGGGGGCACGCGCAAGACGCCATGTCACCTGGATATCCCGCTGCGCCATTGTGATATTTATCTGGATGACCTGGCGGTGGTCACGGGCGGGGTGGTGGTTGCACCCCAGTAGAAGCCGCACAAGCGCGCCGCGATTATCCAAACCACGGGTGATCGTTAATGCCCTTCGCTAGCAGGCCAGCCCCCACAGGGGTTGGCGACAGAGTGGCTCGCGCAGGTTAAGGTCATCTCACCACTCACCACTCACCACTCACCCTTCACTTGATAGAGGCCGCTGTGCCGGATACGACAGACAAGCAATCAGGCAATCCTGTGACTTATGACTTTTCCCAGCAGGTAGGTCATTTGTTGCGCAAGGCTTACCAGCGCAACATGGCTATTTTTCAGCAGAACATCGGCAACTCGCAATTGACCGCCGTACAGTTCATTACCCTGTGCGCGGTGCATGATCATGGGCCCAGCTCCTTGAGCGAGCTGATCAAGGCCACGGCAGTGGATCAGGCGACCATTCGCGGGATTGTCGAGCGCCTTCAGGCTCGCGACCTGATTGCTCTCAAGCCTGCGCAACAGGACAAGCGCAAGGTCATCGTCAGCCTCACCGAGGCGGGTGAGC is part of the Pseudomonas sp. ML2-2023-3 genome and harbors:
- a CDS encoding 2,5-dihydroxypyridine 5,6-dioxygenase, whose product is MPVSDCELTQMFEHVLKLSKVDATQSVAVLKSHYSNPRTVRAAMEAAQRLGAKVYAVELPSFNHPMAMGNDMTAYCGDTALTGNIAAQRALEAADLVVDTMMLLHSPEQEQILKTGTRILLAVEPPEVLARMLPTLADKERVMAAEKLLKQARSIHVKSRAGSDFKAQLGQYPAVTEYGFADEPGRWDHWPSGFLFSWPNEETAQGVLVIDVGDIVLPFKNYSREQITLEIDQGFITSIHGGFEAAYLRDYLKYFNDPEVYGISHIGWGLQPRAQWTAMGLHDKNDGMCMDARAFEGNFLFSTGPNTEVGGTRKTPCHLDIPLRHCDIYLDDLAVVTGGVVVAPQ
- a CDS encoding MarR family winged helix-turn-helix transcriptional regulator is translated as MPDTTDKQSGNPVTYDFSQQVGHLLRKAYQRNMAIFQQNIGNSQLTAVQFITLCAVHDHGPSSLSELIKATAVDQATIRGIVERLQARDLIALKPAQQDKRKVIVSLTEAGEQLVRETQPHAAQVSELTMSRLNPAERVAMLYLLHKMVDERAD